One Helicoverpa armigera isolate CAAS_96S chromosome 1, ASM3070526v1, whole genome shotgun sequence genomic window carries:
- the LOC110378881 gene encoding uncharacterized protein LOC110378881 produces MGRKSILVFSVCLLQAALAVKVKVVMHSAQEDSRLEDDEANTEAWDHKKHGDGTALPFIKTRKRAEEKPVVEFEEEKPTTEKQQQQPPPQKQQHPNEMIFPLIYRQSHVNSMFKFGENWYTWSTEKRTDGSKGINYYICYDEPKRCDDIGWERTDAPPKCAFQIDSLLPDDRACINSYGLEPHAGGVCDGAEQMKVAEIVRSCGPRIRSLWRFVRVGRRPVNAAKPADVNSLVCEDEEECFLTIEYRIHHDRITFSLHEPTRGQTFKSVLKRETPAEEEKLTTVTEPHPRVSYRSKKVPPEEPQRSNKKYRVKPKPKAEGKGIIKERNDSGSYAKRRSTKNKVKIREDVSEDISE; encoded by the exons ATGGGACGGAAAAGTATTCTGGTGTTTAGTGTGTGTCTGCTACAGGCCGCGCTCGCGGTCAAAGTCAAGGTGGTGATGCACTCGGCGCAGGAGGACTCGCGCCTCGAGGACGACGAGGCCAACACCGAGGCCTGGGACCACAAGAAGCACGGCGACGGCACCGCGCTGCCCTTCATCAAGACCCGCAAGCGCGCCGAAGAGAAGCCTGTCGTCGAGTTCGAGGAGGAGAAGCCCACCACTGAGAAGCAACAGCAACAGCCGCCACCGCAAAAACAACAACACCCAAACGAAATGATTTTTCCGCTAATTTATCGCCAAAGCCACGTCAACAGTATGTTCAAATTCGGTGAGAATTGGTACACTTGGTCCACTGAGAAACGAACAGACGGTTCAAAAGGAATCAATTACTACATTTGTTATGATGAACCAAAGCGTTGTGACGATATTGGCTGG GAACGGACGGACGCGCCGCCGAAATGCGCGTTCCAGATAGATTCACTGCTGCCTGATGACCGCGCCTGCATCAACAGCTACGGCTTGGAACCCCACGCAGGAGGCGTCTGCGACGGTGCTGAACAAATGAAA GTAGCTGAAATAGTACGTTCGTGTGGTCCTCGCATTCGTTCCCTGTGGCGTTTCGTGCGTGTGGGACGGAGGCCCGTCAATGCTGCTAAACCAGCCGATGTTAATTCACTTGTTTGTGAAGACGAAGAAGAATGTTTCTTAACTATTGAATACAGG ATACACCACGACAGAATCACATTCTCCCTGCATGAACCGACTCGTGGTCAAACATTCAAGAGCGTGTTGAAACGTGAAACGCCAGCCGAAGAGGAAAAATTAACGACAGTCACAGAACCTCATCCCCGTGTCTCATATAGAAGTAAAAAGGTCCCACCCGAGGAACCTCAGAGGTCTAACAAGAAGTACAGAGTCAAACCTAAACCTAAGGCCGAGGGTAAGGGCATTATAAAGGAGAGAAACGACTCCGGTTCCTATGCAAAACGAAGATCCACCAAGAACAAAGTAAAGATAAGGGAAGACGTGTCTGAGGATATTTCGGAATAA